A single region of the Triticum dicoccoides isolate Atlit2015 ecotype Zavitan chromosome 2B, WEW_v2.0, whole genome shotgun sequence genome encodes:
- the LOC119365061 gene encoding salt tolerance receptor-like cytoplasmic kinase 1, whose translation MFQGCGLFACVSRRGADVRKRGEAGAASSRVAAEPAVWEEEEADGAARQMAWAEVESATGAFSSRVIGHGGFSTVYLASLSSARLAAVKVHCSSERLHRAFRQELDVLLSLRHPHIVRLLGYCDERDEGVLVFEYAPNGDLHQRLHGGDDTAPLPWSRRVAIAFQVATALEYLHEGSSPAVIHGDIKASNVLLDGNMDAKLCDFGFAHSGVSTTAGRGRSSGRAIMGSPGYVDPQLLRTGVANKESDVYSFGVLLLELVTGREAVCRETGCRLTAVVCPTVSEGNVADVVDRSFTGKYSADEATVVVELAMRCVSDTPGLRPSMADVVHVLQEKTTALISAVGSRLDRRIMF comes from the coding sequence ATGTTCCAAGGGTGCGGCCTGTTCGCGTGCGTGAGCCGGCGCGGCGCGGACGTCAGGAAGCGCGGGGAGGCGGGCGCGGCCAGCTCGCGGGtcgcggcggagccggcggtgtgggaggaggaggaggccgacggcgCCGCCAGGCAGATGGCGTGGGCGGAGGTAGAGTCCGCCACGGGGGCCTTCTCGTCCcgggtcatcggccacggcggcttCAGCACCGTCTACCTCGCCTCGCTCTcctccgcccgcctcgccgccgtcaagGTGCACTGCAGCAGCGAGCGCCTCCACCGCGCCTTCCGCCAGGAGCTCGACGTGCTGCTCTCCCTCCGCCACCCGCACATCGTCCGCCTGCTCGGCTACTGCGACGAGCGGGACGAAGGCGTGCTGGTCTTCGAGTACGCGCCCAACGGCGACCTCCACCAGAGGCTCCACGGCGGTGACGACACGGCGCCGCTGCCGTGGTCGCGGCGCGTGGCGATTGCCTTCCAGGTGGCCACGGCGCTGGAGTACCTCCACGAGGGCAGCAGCCCGGCGGTCATCCACGGGGACATCAAGGCGTCCAACGTCCTCCTTGACGGCAACATGGACGCCAAGCTCTGCGACTTCGGCTTCGCGCACTCCGGCGTCTCCACCACGGCGGGCCGCGGCAGGTCGTCTGGGCGCGCCATCATGGGCTCCCCGGGCTACGTCGACCCCCAGCTCCTCCGCACCGGCGTGGCCAACAAGGAGAGCGACGTGTACAGCTTCGGCGTGCTGCTGCTCGAGCTGGTGACCGGGAGGGAGGCCGTGTGCCGCGAGACCGGATGCCGTCTTACCGCGGTGGTGTGTCCCACGGTCAGCGAGGGGAACGTGGCCGATGTGGTGGACCGGAGTTTTACCGGCAAATACAGCGCCGATGAGGCGACCGTCGTCGTGGAGCTCGCGATGCGGTGCGTCAGCGACACCCCCGGGCTCAGGCCGTCCATGGCGGACGTGGTGCACGTGCTCCAGGAGAAGACCACCGCGTTGATCTCGGCCGTCGGATCCAGATTGGACCGCAGGATCATGTTTTAG